The following are encoded together in the Flavobacterium sp. TR2 genome:
- a CDS encoding beta-ketoacyl synthase has product MNRRVVITGMGIYSCIGTSLDEVKNSLYEGKSGIQFDSERKEFGFQSALTGMVPKADLKNLLTRRQRMSIGEETEYAYMATIEALKNANIDDAFFDTHEVGIMYGNDSVSKAIIDATDIVREKKDTALIGSGAIFKSMNSTVTMNLSTIFKLRGINLTVSAACASGSHSIGLAYFLIKSGFQDIVITGGAQEINKYAMSSFDGLGVFSNREGDPTKASRPFDAGRDGLIPSGGGATLILESYESAMARGANIIAEIGGYGFSSNGGHISTPNVEGPATAMKRALDDAKLSASDIEYINAHATSTPVGDANEAKAIFEVFGEKNPPVSSTKSMTGHECWMAGASEIIYSILMMQHDFIAPNINLENPDEDASKLNLVKTTLNKKFDIFLSNSFGFGGTNSALVVKKFKLNNE; this is encoded by the coding sequence ATGAATAGACGAGTTGTAATTACTGGAATGGGAATTTATTCTTGTATCGGAACTTCTTTAGACGAAGTAAAAAATTCGTTGTACGAAGGAAAATCTGGTATTCAGTTTGATTCTGAACGTAAAGAATTTGGTTTTCAATCGGCATTGACAGGGATGGTTCCGAAAGCCGATCTTAAAAATTTATTGACGCGAAGACAACGTATGAGCATCGGTGAAGAAACCGAGTATGCTTATATGGCTACTATAGAAGCATTGAAAAATGCAAACATTGACGATGCTTTTTTTGACACTCACGAAGTGGGCATTATGTACGGAAACGACAGCGTTTCTAAAGCTATCATTGACGCAACAGATATTGTGCGAGAGAAAAAAGACACTGCCCTAATTGGTTCTGGCGCCATTTTCAAATCGATGAATTCTACGGTAACGATGAATCTATCTACGATTTTTAAACTTCGCGGAATCAATTTAACTGTTAGCGCGGCCTGTGCCAGCGGCTCTCACTCAATTGGTTTGGCTTATTTTTTAATCAAAAGCGGTTTTCAAGACATTGTAATTACTGGCGGAGCTCAGGAAATCAACAAATACGCAATGAGCAGTTTTGACGGATTGGGAGTTTTTTCTAACAGAGAAGGCGATCCTACAAAAGCTTCTAGACCTTTTGATGCTGGGCGTGACGGCTTAATTCCGAGTGGCGGTGGAGCAACTTTAATTCTAGAAAGTTACGAATCTGCAATGGCGCGCGGTGCCAATATCATAGCAGAAATTGGCGGTTACGGATTTTCTTCAAACGGAGGGCACATCTCAACTCCAAACGTTGAAGGTCCTGCAACAGCAATGAAACGTGCGCTTGACGATGCAAAATTAAGCGCCTCAGACATTGAATATATAAATGCCCATGCAACCTCAACTCCTGTCGGAGATGCAAATGAAGCAAAAGCTATTTTTGAAGTTTTTGGAGAAAAAAATCCTCCTGTGAGCTCTACAAAATCTATGACAGGCCACGAATGCTGGATGGCAGGAGCAAGCGAAATCATTTATTCTATCCTAATGATGCAGCACGATTTTATCGCGCCAAACATCAATTTAGAAAACCCAGATGAAGATGCGTCAAAATTAAATTTAGTTAAAACTACGTTAAACAAAAAATTTGACATATTTTTGTCCAATTCTTTCGGTTTCGGAGGAACCAACTCTGCGTTGGTGGTTAAAAAGTTTAAATTGAACAATGAATAA
- a CDS encoding ABC transporter ATP-binding protein, producing the protein MYSLNNVSLNINEGQIFGLLGPNGAGKTTLISMLCGLVKPTSGHFTIDGLDYQHHASKIKKIIGVVPQEYALYPTLTARENLLYFGSMYGLKGSDLKDKVIETLDLLGLLKFADKQVQTFSGGMKRRVNLIAGILHNPKVLFLDEPTVGVDVHSKTAIIDYLKVLNQNGTTIIYTSHHLAEAEDFCSQIAILDQGQIYAQATPSALIESTKDARNLEDVFISLTGKALRDDI; encoded by the coding sequence ATGTATTCTTTGAACAATGTTTCGCTAAATATTAATGAAGGTCAGATTTTTGGATTGCTTGGTCCAAACGGTGCCGGAAAAACAACCTTGATTTCTATGCTCTGCGGATTGGTTAAGCCAACTTCGGGACATTTTACAATTGATGGTTTAGACTATCAGCATCATGCTTCAAAAATTAAAAAAATCATAGGCGTTGTACCTCAAGAATATGCTTTGTATCCGACTTTAACAGCAAGAGAAAATCTGCTTTATTTTGGAAGTATGTATGGTTTAAAAGGTTCTGATTTAAAAGATAAAGTAATCGAAACTCTTGATCTTTTAGGTCTATTGAAATTTGCCGATAAACAAGTTCAGACCTTTTCGGGCGGAATGAAACGCCGTGTCAACCTGATCGCAGGAATTCTGCATAATCCGAAAGTTTTATTTTTGGACGAACCAACAGTTGGTGTCGATGTACATTCTAAAACTGCCATTATCGATTATTTAAAAGTGTTGAACCAAAACGGAACAACTATTATTTATACCTCGCATCATTTGGCTGAGGCCGAAGATTTTTGTTCTCAAATTGCCATTTTAGATCAAGGACAGATTTATGCGCAGGCAACTCCGTCGGCATTAATTGAATCTACAAAAGATGCCCGAAATCTCGAAGATGTTTTTATTTCATTAACTGGTAAAGCGTTGAGAGATGATATATAA
- a CDS encoding lipid A biosynthesis acyltransferase, whose amino-acid sequence MSQWDGKSKGTVLGYKIFVFLIQKAGIKAAYVLLYFVASYYFLFLRKSNRAIFYYFKERLQYSYFKSKKMVFKSYYTFGQTIIDKVSISAGMRNKFTYEFDGIETLKKLLAEKKGGVLISAHVGNFEIAEHFLGDIDLNFQINLVTTDLEHSAIKNYLESVSKKPTVKFIIIKEDLSHIFEINAALANNELICFTGDRYFEGTKSLSENLLGKEANFPAGPFLIASRLKVPVVFVYVMKEPNLHYHLYAREAEVKHRDEKGLLKEYVKSVESILHRYPLQWFNYFDFWNDIKS is encoded by the coding sequence ATGAGTCAATGGGATGGCAAATCCAAAGGAACTGTTTTAGGTTATAAAATATTCGTTTTCTTAATTCAGAAAGCGGGTATAAAGGCTGCTTATGTCCTACTTTATTTTGTTGCTTCCTATTATTTTTTATTTCTAAGAAAAAGCAACAGAGCCATTTTCTATTATTTTAAAGAAAGACTCCAATACTCCTATTTCAAATCCAAAAAAATGGTTTTCAAAAGCTATTATACTTTTGGACAGACTATTATTGACAAAGTTTCTATTTCTGCAGGAATGCGAAACAAATTTACTTATGAATTTGACGGAATAGAAACACTCAAAAAATTGCTTGCCGAAAAAAAAGGCGGTGTCTTAATCAGTGCCCATGTTGGTAATTTTGAAATTGCAGAACATTTTCTAGGAGATATCGACCTTAATTTCCAAATCAATTTAGTAACTACAGATCTCGAGCATTCTGCCATTAAAAACTATCTGGAAAGCGTTTCTAAAAAACCAACCGTAAAATTTATTATTATCAAAGAAGATCTCTCTCATATTTTTGAGATCAATGCCGCTTTGGCCAATAACGAACTAATCTGTTTTACAGGCGACCGTTATTTTGAAGGCACCAAATCACTTTCTGAAAACCTTTTGGGCAAAGAAGCCAACTTCCCTGCTGGTCCATTTTTAATTGCCTCCCGATTAAAAGTCCCTGTTGTTTTTGTTTATGTAATGAAAGAGCCAAACTTGCATTACCACTTATACGCGCGTGAAGCCGAAGTAAAACATCGTGATGAAAAAGGCTTGCTAAAAGAATACGTAAAAAGCGTAGAAAGCATACTGCATCGATATCCTTTGCAATGGTTCAATTATTTTGATTTTTGGAATGACATAAAATCGTAA
- a CDS encoding WG repeat-containing protein, with amino-acid sequence MKKSLVFLLLSCIQFVNSQELALVKKNSKIGYLSKDGSFKIEPQYKSARSFSEGLAAVENGGKWGFIDAKGTWVIPADFKDAKDFNSGIAVVQKDKDWVYINTKGEIQQAPVSDKVFDFNDGVAFFRQNNKVGLINNKMGVVLEPKYDQIKPFENGYARVELNKNWGIIDTNGKELVEPVYAEVGNYFKGTTWARKDKTFGLVSGGKFTPVDGAEKIWDFETQDLTFAKKNGKIGYIDLKGNWAILPIYDKGKAFSKNLAPVLVGKKWGFINPEGKFVIEPTYNDAEVFSTNGLAPVKESNWGFINESGKLVIPTQYGITTNAIIAMFTQQDKGFIGGVARVKNEGKWGFLKPDGTVLANQWFENAELFSKSAEKPQPAAAPAEKPKEETKPAAKKPAPKKKK; translated from the coding sequence ATGAAAAAGTCACTTGTTTTTTTATTGCTAAGCTGCATTCAATTTGTTAATAGTCAAGAATTAGCATTAGTTAAAAAAAATTCCAAAATTGGATATCTGTCTAAAGATGGATCTTTTAAAATTGAACCTCAATATAAATCTGCGAGAAGTTTCTCTGAAGGTTTAGCTGCTGTAGAAAATGGCGGAAAATGGGGATTTATCGATGCCAAAGGAACTTGGGTAATTCCAGCAGATTTTAAAGATGCCAAAGATTTTAACAGCGGAATCGCAGTTGTGCAAAAAGACAAAGACTGGGTTTACATTAATACAAAGGGAGAAATTCAACAAGCGCCAGTTTCAGACAAAGTGTTTGATTTTAATGACGGTGTTGCTTTCTTCAGACAAAACAATAAAGTGGGGTTGATCAACAACAAAATGGGAGTGGTTTTAGAACCAAAATACGACCAGATCAAACCTTTTGAAAATGGTTATGCCAGAGTTGAATTAAACAAAAACTGGGGAATCATTGATACTAACGGAAAAGAATTGGTTGAACCTGTTTATGCAGAAGTTGGAAACTATTTTAAAGGAACCACTTGGGCCAGAAAAGACAAAACCTTCGGACTGGTAAGCGGCGGAAAATTTACTCCAGTTGACGGAGCCGAAAAAATCTGGGATTTCGAAACTCAAGATTTGACTTTCGCCAAAAAGAATGGAAAAATTGGATACATCGATTTAAAAGGAAATTGGGCCATTCTTCCTATTTATGATAAAGGAAAAGCTTTCTCAAAAAATTTAGCTCCCGTTTTAGTTGGAAAAAAATGGGGATTCATCAATCCTGAAGGAAAATTTGTAATCGAACCAACTTACAATGACGCCGAAGTTTTCAGTACAAACGGTCTGGCTCCAGTAAAAGAAAGCAACTGGGGATTTATTAATGAATCTGGAAAATTAGTAATCCCAACCCAATATGGCATCACTACAAATGCTATTATTGCGATGTTTACCCAACAAGATAAAGGGTTTATTGGCGGTGTTGCCAGAGTAAAAAACGAAGGAAAATGGGGATTTCTTAAACCAGACGGAACAGTTCTAGCCAACCAATGGTTTGAAAACGCAGAACTGTTTTCTAAAAGTGCAGAAAAGCCTCAACCTGCTGCAGCTCCTGCCGAAAAACCAAAAGAGGAAACCAAACCCGCAGCAAAAAAACCGGCACCGAAAAAAAAGAAATAA
- a CDS encoding BtrH N-terminal domain-containing protein produces the protein MELTFTHHQSAHCENGVASNLLKNSGLNISEPMVFGIGSGLFFVYLPFIKVNHAPAISYRTLPGQIFNKVATRLNLKIKRQKFSSIANANKALDENLKNNIPTGLQVGVYNLSYFPDEYRFHFNAHNLVVYGKTETEYLVSDPVMETVTTLTYEDMNKVRFAKGAFAPRGQMYYPIQIPKEVDLKSAIIKGIKNTCRDMLAPMPIVGVRGIKMVSRQIRKWPKKHGVRKANHYLAQMVRMQEEIGTGGGGFRFIYAAFLQEASVILGNEELKELSKEMTKIGDSWRDFAVEASRIYKNRSAKEDAYNTIADELLDIANREEIFFKKLKKAIS, from the coding sequence ATGGAATTAACTTTCACACATCATCAGTCTGCTCATTGCGAGAATGGAGTAGCGTCAAATCTGCTTAAAAATAGCGGACTAAACATTAGCGAACCGATGGTTTTTGGTATTGGCTCTGGATTGTTTTTTGTATATCTGCCTTTTATAAAAGTTAATCATGCACCGGCAATCAGTTACAGAACTTTACCAGGACAGATTTTCAATAAAGTGGCAACCCGTTTAAATTTAAAAATAAAAAGACAAAAATTTTCTTCTATCGCAAATGCCAATAAAGCTTTAGACGAAAATTTAAAAAATAATATCCCAACCGGATTACAGGTTGGCGTTTACAATTTAAGTTATTTCCCAGACGAATATCGTTTTCATTTCAACGCGCACAATTTAGTCGTTTACGGAAAAACTGAAACCGAATATTTAGTGAGCGATCCTGTAATGGAGACCGTTACGACTTTAACATACGAAGACATGAATAAAGTGCGTTTTGCCAAAGGAGCTTTTGCGCCTCGGGGACAAATGTACTATCCGATTCAGATTCCAAAAGAAGTCGATTTAAAAAGCGCCATCATTAAAGGAATCAAAAATACGTGCAGAGATATGCTTGCGCCAATGCCTATTGTAGGTGTTCGCGGGATCAAAATGGTTTCTCGCCAGATTCGTAAATGGCCTAAAAAACATGGTGTTAGAAAAGCAAATCATTATCTAGCGCAAATGGTTCGTATGCAGGAAGAAATTGGAACGGGTGGCGGTGGCTTCCGTTTTATTTATGCCGCATTTTTACAGGAAGCTTCGGTTATTTTAGGTAATGAAGAGCTGAAAGAACTTTCGAAAGAAATGACAAAAATTGGAGATTCATGGCGAGATTTTGCTGTTGAAGCTTCGCGTATTTACAAAAACAGAAGTGCCAAAGAAGATGCCTACAATACTATTGCCGATGAACTTTTGGACATTGCCAATAGAGAAGAAATCTTTTTCAAAAAATTAAAAAAAGCGATCAGCTAA
- a CDS encoding ABC transporter permease — protein MKATAVDIQNYLPHRAPMLMVDLILNIDSSSVETVFLVEEDNIFVQNNIFIEAGLIENTAQTCSAIVGKKYFFDDNGLENENVNVIGFISALKNVKIHALPKVGDTIITKADLVSKFTGDDYTLCTMSCKSSVEDKILLECEINLFIQKTVSVG, from the coding sequence ATGAAAGCTACTGCCGTTGACATACAAAATTATTTACCGCACCGAGCGCCAATGCTTATGGTGGATTTGATTTTGAATATTGATTCAAGTTCAGTAGAAACTGTTTTTCTTGTCGAAGAAGACAATATTTTTGTCCAAAACAATATTTTTATTGAGGCTGGTTTAATAGAAAATACCGCTCAGACTTGTTCGGCAATTGTTGGAAAAAAATACTTTTTTGACGATAACGGACTTGAAAATGAAAACGTAAATGTAATTGGATTTATCAGCGCGTTGAAGAATGTAAAAATTCATGCGCTTCCAAAAGTAGGCGATACTATTATAACCAAAGCAGATTTAGTTTCGAAATTTACTGGCGATGATTACACTTTATGTACGATGAGCTGTAAAAGTTCTGTCGAAGATAAGATACTCTTAGAATGCGAAATTAACTTGTTCATTCAGAAAACAGTTTCAGTTGGATAA
- a CDS encoding dialkylrecorsinol condensing enzyme DarA → MKNVLVIYYSQSGQLESIARNIAKPFLDSEEINLTFHEIQLEKPFPFPWNKESFFDAFPESFLQIPTALKPVPEEILNTKFDLVLFHYQVWYLSPSIPINSFLKSDDAKKILNNTPVITISGSRNMWIMAQEKIKVLLRKANANLVGNVALVDRVGNLISVITIVEWMFSGVKKKYLGIFPLPGVSEKDIQESSQFGEIMLDSLQKNNLAQLQPKLVDAGAVKISSYLVTVDKTANKIFNKWSNIIYKNQKKRKQLLKVFNVYLFLAIWLISPIVYILHLITYPLKLKTIKKETQYYQGV, encoded by the coding sequence ATGAAAAATGTTCTCGTAATTTATTATTCTCAGTCTGGACAGCTGGAATCTATTGCACGAAATATTGCAAAGCCATTTCTAGATTCTGAAGAAATAAATCTCACATTTCACGAAATACAACTAGAAAAACCATTTCCGTTTCCTTGGAACAAAGAATCATTTTTTGATGCTTTTCCAGAGTCATTTTTACAGATTCCTACAGCATTAAAACCTGTTCCAGAAGAAATCCTAAACACAAAGTTTGACTTAGTTTTATTTCATTATCAGGTTTGGTATTTATCGCCTTCAATTCCAATCAATTCGTTTTTGAAAAGCGATGATGCTAAGAAAATTTTAAATAATACTCCTGTTATCACAATAAGCGGCTCTAGAAACATGTGGATTATGGCTCAGGAAAAAATCAAAGTTTTACTGAGAAAAGCCAATGCCAATTTGGTTGGAAACGTAGCTTTGGTAGACCGCGTTGGAAATCTAATCAGTGTTATAACCATTGTAGAATGGATGTTTTCTGGAGTTAAGAAAAAGTATTTAGGTATTTTTCCGCTCCCAGGAGTTTCAGAAAAAGACATACAAGAATCGAGTCAGTTTGGAGAAATCATGCTTGATTCTTTGCAAAAAAATAATTTAGCCCAATTACAGCCAAAATTGGTCGATGCCGGTGCTGTAAAAATAAGTTCGTATTTAGTGACTGTTGACAAAACGGCCAATAAAATTTTCAATAAATGGTCAAACATCATTTATAAAAATCAAAAAAAACGAAAACAACTGCTTAAAGTATTTAATGTTTATTTATTCCTTGCGATATGGTTAATTTCACCAATAGTGTATATATTGCACCTTATTACCTATCCGCTTAAGTTAAAAACTATAAAAAAGGAAACTCAATATTATCAGGGAGTTTAG
- the fabG gene encoding 3-oxoacyl-ACP reductase FabG has translation MKCVLVTGGSRGIGSAICKKLAVESDYHILINYHSNKTAAEETLQEVQNLGATGEILGFDVSNFEEVQNVLTAWQEANPEKLVEAIVNNAGITKDGLFMWMTPEDWNGVMNTSVNGFFNVTQFFIQKMLRNKYGRIVNMVSVSGVKGTAGQANYSAAKGAIVAATKALAQEVAKRNITVNAVAPGFIRTDMTSQLDEKELLKLIPVNRFGEAEEVADLVSFLISKKASYITGEIININGGIYS, from the coding sequence ATGAAATGTGTATTAGTAACAGGCGGTTCGAGAGGAATTGGAAGTGCGATTTGTAAAAAACTAGCCGTAGAATCCGATTATCATATTCTGATTAATTATCATTCGAATAAAACAGCTGCCGAAGAAACATTGCAAGAAGTGCAAAATTTAGGCGCAACAGGCGAAATTTTAGGATTTGATGTTTCTAATTTTGAAGAAGTGCAAAATGTTTTAACGGCTTGGCAGGAAGCTAATCCTGAAAAATTGGTTGAAGCAATTGTAAACAATGCCGGAATTACAAAAGACGGTCTTTTTATGTGGATGACACCAGAGGACTGGAACGGCGTTATGAATACAAGTGTAAACGGCTTCTTCAATGTTACGCAGTTTTTCATTCAAAAAATGTTACGCAATAAATATGGCCGAATCGTAAATATGGTTTCGGTTTCTGGAGTAAAAGGAACTGCAGGGCAAGCCAATTATTCGGCTGCAAAAGGCGCCATTGTAGCAGCCACTAAAGCTCTAGCGCAGGAAGTTGCCAAAAGAAATATTACTGTAAATGCTGTCGCTCCAGGTTTTATCAGAACCGATATGACAAGCCAGCTCGACGAAAAAGAATTATTAAAGCTAATTCCTGTAAATCGTTTTGGCGAAGCAGAAGAAGTGGCAGATTTGGTAAGCTTTTTGATTTCTAAAAAAGCAAGCTATATTACAGGAGAAATTATCAATATAAACGGCGGAATATATTCTTAA
- a CDS encoding beta-ketoacyl-ACP synthase III: MFEVYITKAAKYLPNEAISNDEMEAYLGLINDTASKARRIILRNNKITSRFYAVDKEGKSTHSNAELTRNAILPLFDENFTPQDVEVLSCGTSTPDIFLPSHAAMVHGLLKNKSVELNSSTGVCCAGMNSLKFGFLSIKSGNSKNAICTGSEKVSTWLNAQKYNHEADNLKSLEEQPIIAFKKDFLRWMLSDGAGAFLLENKPRGPLSLKIEWMEAFSYAYELETCMYAGGDKLENGEIKGWSDYSPEQWLNESVFSIKQDVKLLDEFILSKGAESMKDAMDKNNIKSEDITYFIPHVSSNFFVEGLKKGLNEKGIGMSDDKWFMNLSRVGNVGSASIYLALEELLNSGNLKKGDKILLSVPESGRFSFAYAYLTVC, from the coding sequence ATGTTTGAAGTATATATTACAAAAGCTGCAAAATATTTGCCAAACGAAGCCATTTCAAATGACGAAATGGAAGCTTACTTGGGCCTTATCAATGATACTGCTTCAAAGGCAAGACGTATTATTTTGCGCAACAATAAAATTACAAGCCGATTTTACGCTGTTGATAAAGAAGGAAAAAGCACTCACAGCAATGCCGAATTAACAAGAAATGCAATTTTACCGTTATTCGACGAAAATTTTACGCCTCAAGATGTAGAAGTACTTTCATGCGGAACCTCAACTCCCGACATATTCCTGCCTTCGCACGCTGCGATGGTGCATGGTCTGCTAAAAAACAAATCGGTAGAATTAAACTCTTCAACTGGAGTTTGCTGTGCCGGAATGAACTCTCTTAAATTTGGTTTTCTTTCTATAAAATCTGGAAATTCAAAAAATGCAATCTGTACAGGGTCTGAAAAAGTTTCGACCTGGCTGAATGCTCAAAAATACAATCATGAGGCCGATAATTTAAAAAGCCTCGAAGAACAGCCCATTATTGCTTTCAAAAAAGATTTTCTTCGCTGGATGCTTTCTGATGGTGCAGGAGCTTTTTTATTAGAAAATAAACCAAGAGGTCCGCTTTCGCTAAAAATCGAATGGATGGAAGCTTTTTCGTATGCATACGAATTGGAAACCTGTATGTATGCGGGAGGTGATAAATTGGAAAACGGAGAAATTAAAGGTTGGAGCGATTATTCACCAGAACAATGGCTAAATGAGTCTGTTTTCTCTATAAAACAAGACGTTAAATTATTAGACGAATTTATCCTGTCTAAAGGTGCAGAAAGCATGAAAGACGCCATGGATAAAAACAATATTAAATCGGAAGATATCACATACTTTATTCCTCACGTTTCTTCTAACTTTTTTGTTGAAGGATTGAAAAAAGGTTTAAATGAAAAAGGTATCGGAATGAGCGATGATAAATGGTTCATGAATCTTTCTCGAGTTGGAAATGTAGGCTCTGCCTCTATTTACCTGGCTCTTGAAGAATTACTGAATTCAGGGAATTTGAAAAAAGGAGATAAAATTTTATTATCTGTTCCAGAAAGCGGAAGATTTTCTTTTGCATATGCATATTTAACAGTTTGCTAA
- a CDS encoding ABC transporter permease, which translates to MIYKIWMSIVKEFLLLKRDLGGLIILFVMPLVLVIAVTLIQDSTFKAVTDSKIQILLVDKDKGSVSKTVFENLEKSKNFIIVTQIDHKPITEEMAKENVYKGKFQLAIVIPENLSSDLQEKVNQNVEKIVSNLGLTDSTSASEPQRIIKEKEVKLYFDPAVQMSFKNAVMSSIDKMISQIETKSIYSTFQKQLGEETIDFEQKNFITFKEIIPRINNKEVRPNSVQHNVPAWTLFAIFFIVIPLSINIVKEKSQGTFVRLRTNPVSNLVVIIGKTITYSIICMIQFYMMVAVAVFLFPSIGLPSLNIEGHFFLTSVVALFSGFAAIGFGILLGTVASTQEQSAPFGATSVIILAAIGGVWVPVFAMPKIMQFIAKSSPMNWGLEAFYDVLLRNVSFVEIIPRISLLFLFFIITTSIALFYDKKKRAV; encoded by the coding sequence ATGATATATAAAATTTGGATGTCGATAGTAAAAGAATTCCTTTTGCTAAAAAGAGATTTAGGCGGACTGATCATTTTGTTTGTCATGCCTTTGGTTTTGGTCATTGCCGTAACCTTAATTCAAGACAGCACTTTTAAGGCGGTAACCGATTCTAAAATTCAGATTCTTTTGGTCGATAAAGACAAAGGATCTGTTTCCAAAACCGTTTTTGAAAATTTAGAAAAAAGCAAAAATTTTATCATTGTAACACAAATTGACCATAAACCGATTACAGAAGAAATGGCCAAAGAAAATGTGTACAAAGGAAAATTTCAACTCGCAATTGTAATTCCAGAAAACTTAAGTTCAGATTTACAGGAAAAAGTAAATCAGAATGTAGAGAAAATCGTCAGCAATTTAGGATTGACCGACAGCACTTCAGCTTCAGAACCTCAGCGTATCATTAAAGAAAAAGAAGTAAAACTGTATTTTGATCCAGCGGTTCAGATGAGTTTTAAAAATGCCGTTATGAGTTCGATCGACAAAATGATTTCGCAGATTGAAACCAAATCGATTTACAGCACTTTTCAAAAACAGCTAGGAGAAGAAACAATCGATTTTGAACAAAAGAATTTTATTACTTTCAAAGAAATAATTCCGAGAATCAACAACAAAGAAGTTCGTCCAAATTCAGTTCAGCACAACGTTCCCGCGTGGACACTTTTTGCCATCTTTTTTATTGTCATTCCGTTATCTATCAATATTGTAAAAGAAAAATCGCAAGGAACTTTTGTTCGATTAAGAACCAATCCTGTTTCTAATTTAGTTGTCATTATTGGAAAAACCATTACCTACTCTATCATCTGTATGATTCAGTTTTACATGATGGTTGCCGTTGCTGTTTTCTTATTTCCATCCATCGGATTGCCTTCTTTAAACATCGAAGGACATTTCTTTTTAACCAGTGTTGTGGCATTATTTTCAGGTTTTGCAGCCATCGGATTCGGAATTTTATTAGGAACTGTAGCAAGCACGCAAGAACAATCAGCTCCTTTCGGTGCTACAAGTGTGATTATTTTAGCGGCAATTGGAGGCGTTTGGGTTCCTGTTTTTGCGATGCCAAAAATTATGCAGTTTATTGCCAAATCTTCTCCAATGAACTGGGGATTAGAGGCTTTTTATGATGTTTTATTACGCAACGTATCTTTCGTCGAAATCATACCAAGAATAAGTTTATTATTTTTGTTTTTCATTATTACCACTTCCATCGCATTATTTTATGATAAAAAGAAAAGAGCAGTTTAA
- a CDS encoding acyl carrier protein encodes MNKEEIIAKINGFLVDEFEVDNDDIEPNANLKDTLGLDSLDYVDLVVSIEANFGVKLVEADFVGISDFQSFYDLIETKIKAKSA; translated from the coding sequence ATGAATAAAGAAGAGATTATAGCAAAAATTAATGGTTTTTTAGTTGATGAATTTGAAGTTGATAATGACGACATTGAACCAAATGCTAATTTAAAAGATACACTTGGGTTAGACAGTCTGGATTATGTTGATTTGGTCGTTTCGATAGAGGCAAACTTTGGTGTAAAACTAGTTGAAGCAGATTTTGTTGGAATTTCTGATTTTCAAAGTTTTTATGACTTAATCGAAACTAAAATCAAAGCCAAATCAGCTTAA